The Methylocystis echinoides genomic interval TTTCCTTTTACGCTTGAAGATCAGCCAATCGCCCAGGCGATGAAGAGCCTCGGTATCGCCTTCGCCAAACTGCCGATCGCGCGTCGCGGAATCTCGACCGTTCCGTCCCGACATGCGCCCTGTCAGACTACGGGTACTTGCAAATATTGTCCGTTCGGCGCGCGCTTCGCCGCCGCCAACTACCTCGACGACATCCGGTCTTGGACGGACTGCCCGAACTTGGAGGTTCGCCTCGGTGCAGTGGTCGAAGAGATCACCATGGCGAGCAAGACCACCGCGGCAAGCGTCAGGTATACTGACAGGGTCACGGGGACGCAGGTCGCCGTGGAAGGCGCGCGCATTGTCATCGCGGCAGGCACCATCGAATCTGCTAAGCTTCTCCTTCGATCCAAGTCGAACTACTGGCCAGGGGGCGTCGGCAACGACCATGACAATGTCGGGCGGTATATTGTTACCCACCCCTACTTCACGTTCAAAGCCCAGCTTCCAGCAAACCCCCTGAAGTTGCAGCCAGAGATGGATTTCCCGACCCTCGTGTCCCGCCACTTCGATTCCGAGGCCGAGCAGCGCGCCGGAAAATGGATGATGGTCAATCTTCCCGACACGGTTCCGATCGACCTCGCGGGGAAGATGCAGCAGGGCTTCACGCGAGCGGAGATTGACGCCTATGTTTCCGGGCCGACCACGGTCCAAGTCGCCGTCATGGCAGAGGTGTTTGGCAGACGAGACAATCGTGTCGAGAACCTCTGGGACCGTAACGCGTTCGGCATTCCGCAGACGGCGGTCACCTATTCGGCGGACCAATGGTTCCTCGAAACGCGCATCGGCCAGGTCAAGGCGGAGGTGAGCGCGATTTTCGACGAGATGGGCGCGACGCTGACAGCCGACCCCTCTCAGTCGTGGCGTGCGGACCATGCGGGATCGACCTGCCGTATGAGCGTGGATCCTTCCGATGGCGTCGTCGATGGCCATCTTAGGGTTCATGGGACCGACAATCTTTACGTCTGCTCGAACGCGGTCTTCCCAAACATCGGCGCTGTGAACCCAACCCTGACAGTCACGGCCCTCGCTCTTCGGTTAGCAGACTACCTCAATGGCAGGAACGGCTGATGGCCGCTGAGAACGACAAGCAGACCTTGCTGGCGTGGCTCCAGACCGCGCTCGAGTTGGAGCTGGCCACGATACCGCCGTATTTGGTGGCGCTCTTGAGCATTCAGCTTCCTGGCAATCGTGCGTCCGCGGAGATCATCCGGAGCGTGATGATGGAAGAGATGCTTCACCTCGTTCTCGTCGCGAATGTCTTGAACGCGGTCGGGGGCGCCCCGCGGATAGACGAGGCGGCGATCCCGTCTTATCCGTTGCATCTGGAATTCCAAGGCAAGCCTTTCG includes:
- a CDS encoding GMC oxidoreductase, which encodes MSFGTIIIGSGVVAAAIAQRLLENDAMASILVLEAGQRVKLMDYALWTDYLLYKRAPHDACRDLAFPSKDVPGENLNLGKTNMELRGARLFGYGGTTTHWGGWSFRLKPEDFRLRANTGEGVDWPFDYDVLEPYYGQAEDYLAVSGDSQDPTVPRSSDFRFQAFPFTLEDQPIAQAMKSLGIAFAKLPIARRGISTVPSRHAPCQTTGTCKYCPFGARFAAANYLDDIRSWTDCPNLEVRLGAVVEEITMASKTTAASVRYTDRVTGTQVAVEGARIVIAAGTIESAKLLLRSKSNYWPGGVGNDHDNVGRYIVTHPYFTFKAQLPANPLKLQPEMDFPTLVSRHFDSEAEQRAGKWMMVNLPDTVPIDLAGKMQQGFTRAEIDAYVSGPTTVQVAVMAEVFGRRDNRVENLWDRNAFGIPQTAVTYSADQWFLETRIGQVKAEVSAIFDEMGATLTADPSQSWRADHAGSTCRMSVDPSDGVVDGHLRVHGTDNLYVCSNAVFPNIGAVNPTLTVTALALRLADYLNGRNG